The following are encoded together in the Planococcus antarcticus DSM 14505 genome:
- a CDS encoding DUF7010 family protein yields the protein MKLSAKPSQYPSLVGFASNIIIVCLPVVLLIKELNVDMVLPVICIINAAHFLILCWVYLDYWYFILVMIGVSLGCLFIYTVPESSVHFLALIWETVSLIIGIVIHLSTREPLKGYDIRIKG from the coding sequence ATGAAACTATCTGCAAAACCTAGTCAGTACCCGTCACTAGTAGGTTTTGCCTCTAATATCATCATCGTTTGTCTTCCGGTAGTATTGCTCATTAAGGAACTCAATGTGGATATGGTACTCCCTGTAATTTGCATTATAAATGCGGCTCATTTTCTTATTCTTTGCTGGGTTTATTTAGATTATTGGTATTTTATATTGGTAATGATAGGCGTCTCACTCGGATGTCTTTTCATTTATACCGTTCCAGAATCCTCAGTGCATTTTCTTGCGTTAATTTGGGAAACTGTTTCATTAATCATTGGAATCGTTATTCATCTTTCTACGCGAGAGCCTTTGAAAGGATATGATATTCGCATAAAGGGATAA
- a CDS encoding phytoene desaturase family protein gives MENPQKSVIVIGGGLGGLSAAISLAQKGYAVSLYEKNEHIGGKVNRLEQDGFGFDLGPSILTMPHIFDKLFQGSGKRMEDYVQIQRLNREWRSFFPDGTMLDLYHDLDLMEQANPALSRKDMKEYYALLKYAQKIYKTTEHSYLKEGFESPQEAVAQNGILATLTGFDLTSTMYSAISKRISNPHLRDMLSYYVKYVGSSPYSAPAVLNMMIYMQHAQGCWYVKGGTHKLAEGLTKLAEEEGVQLHAGMGVIRALTSEDKKIVGVELEDGSFKTADYYVSNMEVIPFYKKMVAADEAFVADLKKKYEPASSGLVLHLGVKKTYPLLNHHNFFFSENLHEQMEKVFEKHELPDDPTIYLVNVNKTDPSQAPEGHENIKILPHIPYIQDNPFTPEQYADFEELVLDKLERMGLDGLRENIVTRDVWTPHDIERVYGSDRGAIYGTVSDKKKNGGFKHKKQSELYDNLYFVGGTVNPGGGMPMVTLSGQQVSDKIVKRDQSKK, from the coding sequence ATGGAGAATCCACAAAAATCCGTAATTGTAATCGGAGGAGGACTTGGCGGCTTATCAGCAGCTATCTCTCTTGCGCAAAAAGGTTACGCGGTTTCTTTATATGAGAAAAATGAACACATCGGCGGGAAAGTAAATCGTTTAGAGCAAGACGGATTTGGTTTTGACTTAGGTCCATCTATTTTAACAATGCCACATATTTTTGATAAATTGTTCCAAGGCAGCGGCAAGCGGATGGAGGATTATGTGCAAATCCAAAGACTAAACCGGGAATGGCGTTCGTTCTTTCCAGATGGTACGATGTTGGATTTGTACCATGATCTTGATTTGATGGAACAGGCAAATCCTGCACTTTCTCGCAAAGACATGAAAGAGTATTACGCGTTATTGAAATACGCGCAGAAAATTTATAAAACGACAGAGCATAGTTATTTGAAAGAAGGCTTTGAATCACCGCAAGAAGCAGTGGCACAAAATGGCATTCTTGCGACTTTGACTGGATTCGATTTGACGTCAACGATGTATAGCGCGATTTCCAAACGCATCAGCAATCCGCATTTGCGTGACATGCTGTCGTATTACGTTAAATACGTTGGCTCTTCTCCTTATAGTGCGCCTGCCGTTCTCAACATGATGATTTACATGCAGCATGCGCAAGGCTGCTGGTATGTCAAAGGCGGGACGCATAAATTAGCGGAAGGCTTGACGAAACTTGCGGAAGAAGAAGGCGTTCAGCTCCATGCAGGCATGGGCGTAATTCGCGCACTGACAAGTGAAGATAAGAAAATCGTCGGCGTTGAACTTGAAGATGGTTCGTTCAAAACAGCCGATTATTATGTGTCGAATATGGAAGTTATTCCGTTTTATAAAAAGATGGTCGCTGCAGACGAAGCGTTTGTTGCTGATTTGAAGAAAAAGTATGAACCTGCAAGTTCTGGTCTTGTGTTGCATCTAGGCGTCAAGAAAACTTATCCATTGCTAAATCATCATAATTTCTTCTTTTCTGAGAACTTGCATGAACAAATGGAGAAAGTCTTTGAAAAACACGAGTTGCCGGATGATCCGACAATCTATTTAGTGAATGTTAATAAAACCGATCCATCTCAAGCGCCAGAAGGACACGAGAACATTAAGATTTTGCCACACATTCCTTATATTCAAGACAACCCGTTTACACCTGAGCAATATGCGGATTTCGAAGAACTTGTGCTTGATAAATTAGAGCGCATGGGCTTGGACGGGCTGCGGGAAAATATCGTGACACGCGACGTCTGGACACCACACGATATTGAACGCGTGTACGGTTCAGACCGCGGTGCCATTTACGGAACGGTTTCCGATAAAAAGAAAAACGGTGGCTTCAAGCATAAAAAACAAAGCGAACTCTACGACAATCTTTACTTTGTCGGGGGTACTGTTAATCCTGGCGGCGGCATGCCGATGGTGACACTCAGTGGCCAACAAGTGAGCGATAAAATTGTGAAACGCGATCAGTCGAAGAAGTAA
- the arr gene encoding NAD(+)--rifampin ADP-ribosyltransferase — protein MNDKKDVLDQGPFFHGTKAALKIGNLLEPQKLSNYQDKKSNHIYFTATLEAAKWGAELAASQSKERIYMVEPLGDFENDPNLTDKRFSGNPTRSYRSKSPLKIIAELGSWERHSDKEINQMLASLKTLREQGKDVILD, from the coding sequence ATGAATGATAAAAAAGATGTCTTAGATCAAGGTCCTTTCTTTCACGGCACCAAAGCAGCATTAAAGATTGGAAATCTATTGGAACCACAAAAACTTTCCAATTACCAAGACAAAAAATCGAATCACATTTACTTTACCGCAACTTTAGAAGCTGCTAAATGGGGTGCTGAATTAGCTGCATCCCAGTCAAAAGAAAGAATTTATATGGTAGAACCACTGGGTGATTTCGAGAACGATCCGAACTTAACCGACAAAAGATTTTCCGGAAATCCAACACGCTCTTACCGATCTAAATCGCCTTTAAAGATCATTGCTGAATTGGGGTCTTGGGAAAGGCATTCCGATAAAGAAATCAATCAAATGCTTGCCTCTTTAAAGACTCTGCGCGAACAAGGAAAGGACGTCATCCTTGATTGA
- a CDS encoding FadR/GntR family transcriptional regulator, protein MNPKKRTYELIVEQINVLSLEKNLQPGDRIPSERDLASLFGVSRNSVREALKGIESKGVIEIRQGGGSFLAPSKRDLLGNELGTHIDETKALLIDEMLELRRAFEVEAASLAAQRATPENLKAIKNVLIEMAKAASDPELGVQADLDFHLQVANATRNQLLIDLMGTLASRMEENIRETRRHRFTDASRHQGTLKEHEEIYLAIASQNSDLSKQLMDRHISRIRSELYKST, encoded by the coding sequence TTGAATCCAAAGAAAAGAACTTATGAACTGATTGTCGAACAGATTAACGTTCTCTCTCTTGAAAAGAACTTGCAGCCTGGTGACCGGATTCCCTCTGAGCGGGATCTTGCTAGCTTGTTCGGGGTCAGCCGCAATTCTGTTAGAGAAGCATTGAAAGGCATAGAAAGTAAAGGCGTCATTGAGATACGCCAAGGAGGCGGAAGCTTTCTGGCTCCGTCTAAGCGTGATCTGCTCGGCAATGAACTCGGCACGCACATAGACGAAACAAAAGCGTTACTGATTGACGAAATGCTCGAATTGCGCCGTGCTTTCGAAGTTGAAGCCGCTTCTCTCGCAGCACAACGGGCCACGCCTGAAAACTTGAAAGCTATAAAAAACGTCCTAATTGAAATGGCCAAAGCTGCGAGCGACCCAGAATTGGGCGTTCAGGCAGACTTGGACTTTCACTTGCAAGTAGCCAATGCGACGAGGAACCAATTATTGATTGATTTAATGGGAACGCTAGCTTCACGAATGGAAGAAAATATTCGCGAAACGCGCAGGCATCGCTTCACAGATGCTAGTCGGCACCAAGGTACACTCAAAGAACACGAAGAGATATACTTGGCCATTGCATCTCAAAATAGTGACTTGTCAAAGCAGCTCATGGACCGGCATATCTCACGTATTCGGTCCGAGCTGTACAAATCCACTTAA
- a CDS encoding FAD-binding oxidoreductase: protein MAIANQETILNHLKEYLKADQISINETIKELHGQDESYHKMKLPDLVVFPETAEQVSTIMKAATQYGISVVPFGLGSSLEGHVIPQSGGMTIDFSLMNKVLKVYEEDFLVKVQPGVTRSQLNKELKKYGLFFTVDPGADATLGGMAATNASGTTSVKYGVMRDQVRDLEVVMADGTIIHTGNKAAKSSSGLHLNGLFVGSEGTLGCFTEMTLRVYGIPEFITAARASFATVKDAVEAVVSILQAGIPIARVELVDEQSMQQVNKYNDTAYAEKPTLFLEFHGNEAGLKQDVEFMQEIVRGHACEEVAFETDTAARNLLWEARHTLAYAYIHGYPGKKMMVTDVCLPISELAGAVGHARENLMKLGLPGGIVGHVGDGNFHALIMMDMNNPEEVARAQEFNERIVVYALERGGTSTGEHGVGIGKQKYQQQEHGNALEVMEKIKAVLDPGNLLNPGKNIKSVKRGVE from the coding sequence ATGGCAATAGCTAATCAAGAAACCATCCTAAACCATTTGAAAGAGTATTTAAAAGCTGATCAAATCAGTATTAACGAAACCATTAAAGAACTACATGGTCAAGACGAATCCTACCATAAAATGAAGTTACCCGATCTGGTAGTTTTTCCAGAAACCGCAGAACAAGTTTCTACGATTATGAAAGCAGCAACGCAATATGGGATTTCAGTCGTACCATTCGGTCTTGGATCAAGTTTAGAAGGACACGTCATTCCGCAAAGCGGAGGGATGACCATCGATTTTTCATTGATGAACAAGGTGTTAAAGGTTTATGAAGAAGACTTTTTAGTGAAAGTGCAGCCTGGCGTTACTCGCTCTCAACTCAATAAAGAATTGAAAAAGTACGGCTTGTTTTTCACGGTAGACCCTGGAGCAGATGCGACACTCGGTGGAATGGCCGCCACCAATGCGAGTGGCACAACTTCGGTGAAATACGGGGTCATGCGCGACCAAGTGCGTGATTTAGAAGTGGTCATGGCGGATGGAACCATCATTCACACTGGAAACAAAGCAGCCAAATCCTCATCGGGTCTTCACTTGAATGGCTTGTTTGTTGGTTCTGAAGGAACGCTCGGTTGCTTTACCGAAATGACGCTGCGTGTTTATGGCATTCCTGAATTTATCACAGCAGCTCGGGCATCGTTTGCGACGGTTAAAGACGCTGTGGAAGCCGTCGTATCAATCTTGCAGGCAGGTATCCCAATTGCGCGCGTTGAGCTCGTCGATGAGCAATCGATGCAGCAAGTCAATAAATACAATGATACCGCTTACGCAGAAAAACCTACGCTATTTTTAGAGTTTCATGGCAATGAAGCAGGGTTAAAGCAAGATGTTGAATTCATGCAAGAAATCGTTCGAGGGCATGCTTGCGAAGAAGTCGCATTTGAAACAGATACGGCCGCTCGGAATCTTCTATGGGAAGCACGCCATACCTTGGCTTATGCCTATATTCACGGCTATCCCGGCAAAAAGATGATGGTAACAGATGTCTGCCTTCCTATTTCTGAACTGGCAGGAGCTGTCGGACATGCACGGGAAAATCTGATGAAGCTGGGCTTGCCTGGTGGAATCGTTGGACATGTCGGAGATGGCAATTTTCATGCGCTCATTATGATGGATATGAATAATCCGGAAGAAGTAGCAAGAGCGCAGGAATTTAATGAACGCATTGTTGTCTACGCACTAGAACGAGGTGGCACCTCTACTGGCGAACATGGTGTCGGAATCGGCAAACAAAAATACCAGCAACAAGAACACGGCAATGCTCTTGAAGTTATGGAGAAAATCAAAGCGGTGCTGGATCCAGGCAATTTACTGAATCCTGGTAAGAACATCAAATCAGTAAAAAGGGGAGTCGAGTAA
- a CDS encoding bile acid:sodium symporter family protein: protein MKVLNGLSNIAGKYFAVWVILIALVAFLFPSAFVGLGSYITILLGVVMFGMGLTLKPVDFKIIAKSPLPVFVGVAAQFLVMPFAAFGIAYLLNLPPELAAGLVLLGCVPGGTASNVMVYLAKGNLALSVAMTSLSTLMAPIMTPLLLLLLAGQWLPVNPMSMFVSIIQVIIVPIALGLLVQKLIPKVVEKTISVIPLISVAAILIIVSAVTAANAENVISSGFIVFLAVFLHNSFGLVLGYLTAMVMGLDEVDRRAISLEVGMQNSGLGVALATAHFSPLAALPSVWGAIWHNISGPILATIWSKKPSATEKPVEVNRASEVQPGKAWARTNK, encoded by the coding sequence ATGAAAGTTCTCAATGGATTGAGTAATATTGCTGGAAAATATTTTGCGGTTTGGGTGATCTTGATAGCGCTCGTTGCTTTTTTGTTCCCGTCCGCGTTTGTCGGGTTAGGTAGTTATATTACGATTCTCCTTGGTGTTGTGATGTTTGGTATGGGATTAACGTTAAAACCTGTAGATTTCAAGATTATTGCGAAAAGCCCGCTTCCGGTTTTCGTCGGAGTGGCAGCTCAGTTCTTGGTCATGCCTTTCGCTGCATTTGGCATTGCTTATTTATTAAATTTGCCACCTGAATTAGCAGCAGGACTTGTTCTGTTAGGTTGTGTACCAGGAGGAACAGCATCAAATGTTATGGTGTATTTGGCAAAAGGAAATTTGGCGTTGTCTGTTGCCATGACCTCGTTGTCGACGTTAATGGCGCCCATCATGACGCCGTTACTATTACTGCTTTTAGCCGGACAATGGCTTCCCGTAAATCCAATGTCAATGTTTGTTTCCATCATTCAAGTGATCATTGTGCCGATTGCACTTGGTCTATTGGTTCAAAAGCTAATACCAAAAGTGGTCGAAAAAACGATTTCGGTTATTCCACTTATTTCAGTTGCCGCAATCTTGATTATTGTGTCAGCCGTCACAGCAGCTAATGCAGAAAACGTCATCAGTTCAGGATTCATCGTTTTCTTAGCGGTCTTTTTACATAATAGCTTTGGCTTAGTCCTCGGTTATTTGACGGCAATGGTGATGGGTCTCGACGAAGTAGATCGCCGTGCAATTTCGCTTGAAGTCGGCATGCAGAATTCCGGTTTAGGAGTCGCACTGGCAACAGCACATTTCAGCCCACTCGCCGCTTTACCGAGTGTTTGGGGGGCGATTTGGCATAATATTTCTGGACCTATCCTCGCGACGATTTGGTCGAAAAAACCATCTGCTACAGAAAAACCAGTAGAAGTGAACCGAGCTTCTGAAGTACAGCCTGGTAAAGCATGGGCCAGAACGAATAAATAA
- the nadX gene encoding aspartate dehydrogenase — MNIGIIGTGNIAAYLLEQVNGNQMVDGKVTAIFGRNREVGPRLSEQFTVDFYTDIQEFLKTPLDIVVEATTVEAAGYYLENVVANKKDLVVSSIGVFKDSDFLDRVKRQARSSGTRIFLPSGAIGGLDVLQSAKATGGLKQVRITTRKSPASLGIESAEEKVIFEGSAYEAVEKFPKNVNVAMTLALAGVGVEKTTVRVIVDPAVVRNTHTIEALGDFGRMELQVENNPMPSNPKTSLLAALSILAVLQNKDQALRIGN; from the coding sequence ATGAACATCGGAATCATCGGGACAGGTAATATTGCGGCGTATTTACTAGAGCAAGTGAATGGCAACCAGATGGTCGACGGAAAAGTGACGGCTATTTTCGGACGTAACCGAGAAGTGGGACCGCGCTTGAGTGAGCAATTTACTGTTGATTTTTATACGGATATCCAGGAATTTTTGAAGACACCACTCGATATCGTTGTGGAGGCAACGACCGTGGAAGCGGCTGGCTATTATTTAGAAAATGTGGTGGCAAACAAAAAAGACCTCGTTGTCAGCAGCATCGGCGTTTTCAAAGACTCCGATTTCTTAGACAGAGTCAAACGGCAGGCGAGGTCTTCAGGCACGCGCATCTTCTTACCGTCTGGTGCCATTGGCGGATTGGACGTATTGCAATCGGCTAAAGCTACCGGTGGCTTGAAACAAGTCCGGATCACAACAAGGAAATCACCCGCATCTCTTGGAATTGAATCGGCCGAAGAAAAAGTGATATTCGAAGGATCAGCCTATGAAGCTGTCGAAAAATTCCCGAAGAACGTCAATGTGGCGATGACGCTCGCGCTTGCAGGAGTCGGAGTCGAGAAAACGACAGTGCGTGTCATTGTCGATCCTGCCGTTGTAAGGAATACCCACACCATCGAAGCGCTAGGGGATTTTGGACGGATGGAGCTGCAAGTCGAAAACAATCCGATGCCCAGTAACCCGAAGACGAGTCTTCTCGCCGCATTGAGTATTCTGGCGGTGCTGCAGAATAAAGATCAGGCGTTGAGGATTGGGAATTAA
- a CDS encoding helix-turn-helix domain-containing protein, translated as MTKLVENLKSLRLQNKLSHQIVAEHLKITKAVYGKFELGTTEPPLKLIIKMADLYNVSIDELVGRQFTPNGQVISQLLMKKEMTKEINVLVKQLGNQFIQSKEADIVKRMKQKFDLN; from the coding sequence ATGACAAAATTAGTCGAGAACTTAAAATCACTACGATTACAGAATAAGTTGTCTCATCAAATTGTTGCAGAGCATCTGAAGATTACCAAAGCGGTTTACGGAAAATTTGAACTCGGCACTACAGAACCGCCGCTGAAGCTGATAATAAAGATGGCAGACTTATACAATGTCTCCATAGATGAATTGGTTGGAAGACAGTTTACGCCTAATGGTCAGGTGATCAGTCAGTTGTTGATGAAGAAAGAAATGACCAAAGAGATTAATGTTTTAGTAAAACAATTGGGCAATCAATTCATTCAAAGTAAAGAAGCGGACATTGTTAAGAGAATGAAACAGAAGTTTGATTTGAATTGA
- a CDS encoding LacI family DNA-binding transcriptional regulator: MKTVTMADVAKHANVSKSTISQYLNKRFDYMSEDTKNRIEETIRFLDYRPNILARSLKQKSTTTIGVIVANILHTFSSQIIRTVEDVCNETDFHVMVCNADDDPVKEKKYIEMLRAKQVDGIILLPTGINVELYKEMALNKYPVVFVDRTVPGVQIPSVLLDNEKAGEIAVQHFINNGFERIGIITNIIKNVTPRKERVKGYKEALLKNGFAIRDEYIKNLEVSNVQKGLEEMMALPEPPQAILAGNDLVLIEILKHIKKQNIRIPNDLAVVGIDEVSFSTFYEPGLTIIEQPAIEIGKKAAELLLNKIQTKDFESETAVYRYDPKMVVRESSNRIMSDEESQKLT; encoded by the coding sequence ATGAAAACTGTCACCATGGCCGATGTAGCTAAACATGCCAATGTCTCTAAAAGTACCATATCTCAATATTTAAACAAGAGATTCGATTACATGAGCGAAGATACTAAAAATAGAATAGAAGAAACAATCCGATTTCTGGATTACCGTCCAAACATTCTGGCCAGAAGTTTAAAGCAAAAATCGACAACGACAATCGGCGTTATTGTAGCAAATATTCTTCATACTTTTTCTTCTCAAATAATCAGAACTGTGGAAGATGTGTGCAATGAAACAGATTTTCATGTGATGGTTTGTAATGCGGATGACGATCCGGTAAAAGAAAAAAAGTACATTGAAATGCTTCGTGCCAAACAGGTAGACGGCATTATTCTTCTTCCGACAGGCATTAACGTGGAACTCTATAAAGAGATGGCCCTTAACAAATATCCAGTGGTATTTGTTGACCGTACAGTGCCTGGTGTGCAAATTCCATCGGTTCTATTAGATAACGAAAAAGCTGGTGAAATTGCAGTTCAGCATTTTATCAACAATGGATTCGAGCGCATTGGCATTATTACAAATATTATTAAAAACGTAACACCACGGAAAGAACGTGTTAAAGGTTATAAAGAAGCTTTGTTGAAAAATGGTTTTGCCATCCGGGATGAATATATAAAAAATCTCGAGGTTTCAAACGTTCAAAAAGGACTAGAGGAAATGATGGCCCTGCCAGAGCCGCCCCAAGCAATTTTAGCCGGTAATGACTTGGTATTAATTGAAATTCTAAAACATATTAAAAAACAAAACATTCGAATTCCGAACGACTTGGCTGTGGTTGGAATAGATGAAGTATCTTTTTCAACATTTTATGAACCGGGTCTGACAATTATTGAGCAGCCAGCCATTGAGATTGGTAAAAAGGCTGCAGAACTATTACTAAATAAAATACAAACAAAAGATTTTGAAAGTGAAACGGCTGTATATCGTTATGATCCAAAGATGGTTGTAAGAGAATCGAGTAATCGAATCATGTCTGATGAAGAGTCTCAGAAATTAACTTAA
- the hxlA gene encoding 3-hexulose-6-phosphate synthase gives MNFQLALDRLTRDRCFQLLKETEASIDWIEVGTGVIKEYGMTIVRDIKTAYPEKILVADMKTCDAGQHEAIQAFEAGADITTVMAFSADRTITATLEVAKDYGKRVMVDLLGVTDPSRLIELQNLGVDLISLHYGKDMQLEGEMKENLFTLIDGLEGMEVAIAGGINQHSLSGLLGKRLDTIIIGSAITAADNPGQTANDMKKVVKQYEVDH, from the coding sequence ATGAACTTTCAACTGGCCTTGGACCGGTTAACAAGAGATCGGTGTTTTCAACTCCTAAAAGAAACGGAAGCTTCGATTGACTGGATTGAAGTAGGGACCGGCGTTATTAAAGAATATGGAATGACGATTGTTCGTGACATAAAAACAGCTTATCCAGAAAAAATACTAGTGGCTGATATGAAAACCTGTGATGCCGGACAGCACGAAGCGATTCAGGCTTTTGAAGCAGGGGCGGATATTACGACGGTCATGGCTTTTTCAGCTGATCGAACAATTACAGCCACACTTGAAGTGGCGAAAGATTACGGCAAGCGTGTCATGGTTGATTTGCTCGGAGTCACAGATCCATCTCGTTTGATTGAACTGCAGAACCTCGGGGTGGATCTCATTAGTCTGCATTATGGCAAGGATATGCAGCTTGAAGGAGAGATGAAAGAAAACTTATTTACTCTAATCGACGGCTTGGAGGGAATGGAAGTGGCTATTGCAGGAGGGATCAACCAACATTCTCTTTCAGGACTACTCGGAAAACGGCTCGATACCATCATAATTGGCAGCGCTATCACCGCAGCTGATAATCCAGGGCAGACGGCAAACGATATGAAAAAGGTGGTGAAACAGTATGAAGTCGATCATTGA
- the hxlB gene encoding 6-phospho-3-hexuloisomerase, whose translation MKSIIETIAEEISIVLSNINEDEANELVEYLRGANRVFVYGEGRSGLMGKAFAMRLMHGGFPVFVIGETITPSIEADDLLVAISGSGSTGAILQFAAKAKEAKAKVFLVTTNKSSEIAEVCNGMLIVPAATKYRRDNEPSTIQPLGNQFDQSVHLVLDAIIIATLQTNDQQSSYEEMTKRHANLE comes from the coding sequence ATGAAGTCGATCATTGAAACAATTGCTGAAGAAATTTCAATTGTTCTTTCGAATATTAACGAAGACGAAGCGAATGAACTTGTTGAATATCTAAGAGGAGCTAACCGAGTATTTGTCTACGGGGAGGGACGCTCCGGGCTCATGGGGAAAGCGTTTGCAATGCGGTTAATGCATGGAGGATTCCCTGTTTTTGTGATAGGCGAAACAATTACACCGAGCATAGAAGCGGACGATTTGCTGGTTGCGATTTCGGGCTCTGGATCCACAGGGGCTATCCTGCAATTTGCTGCTAAAGCAAAAGAAGCGAAGGCCAAGGTCTTTCTTGTAACAACAAACAAATCTTCTGAAATTGCTGAGGTATGTAACGGCATGTTGATTGTTCCTGCAGCAACAAAGTATAGGCGAGACAACGAACCTTCAACTATTCAGCCACTGGGAAATCAATTTGATCAATCGGTACATCTTGTACTTGATGCCATTATTATTGCGACACTTCAAACGAATGACCAGCAGTCCAGTTACGAAGAAATGACAAAACGACATGCCAATTTGGAATAA